One window of the Streptomyces asoensis genome contains the following:
- a CDS encoding ABC transporter ATP-binding protein, which yields MADNAPRTAPVDITDERAPTVIADSVDIVYRVNGTVGGRGSATAALNRIVRRKQADKVSGVRTVHAVKNVSFVAYKGEAIGLIGTNGSGKSTLLKAIAGLLPVERGRIYTDGQPSLLGVNAALMSDLTGERNVYLGGLAMGMTREQIKERYQEIVDFSGINEKGDFISLPMRTYSSGMGSRLRFSIAAAKDHDVLLIDEALATGDAKFRNRSAERIRQMREHAGTVFLVSHSNSSILETCERALWLERGELRMDGPAEEVLKEYEAFTGDGKAKKKR from the coding sequence TGGCTGACAACGCACCCCGCACAGCGCCCGTCGACATCACCGACGAACGGGCCCCCACCGTCATCGCCGACAGCGTCGACATCGTCTACCGGGTCAACGGCACGGTCGGCGGCCGGGGCAGCGCGACCGCCGCCCTCAACCGCATCGTGCGCCGCAAGCAGGCCGACAAGGTGTCCGGCGTGCGCACCGTGCACGCGGTGAAGAACGTCTCCTTCGTCGCGTACAAGGGCGAGGCGATCGGCCTGATCGGAACCAACGGTTCCGGCAAGTCGACCCTCCTCAAGGCGATCGCCGGTCTGCTCCCGGTGGAGCGCGGCAGGATCTACACCGACGGCCAGCCCTCCCTCCTCGGCGTCAACGCGGCCCTGATGAGCGACCTGACCGGCGAGCGCAACGTCTACCTCGGCGGCCTGGCGATGGGCATGACCCGGGAGCAGATCAAGGAGCGCTACCAGGAGATCGTCGACTTCTCCGGCATCAACGAGAAGGGCGACTTCATCTCCCTCCCCATGCGCACATACTCCTCCGGCATGGGCTCCAGGCTGCGCTTCTCCATCGCCGCCGCCAAGGATCACGACGTCCTGCTCATCGACGAGGCCCTGGCCACCGGCGACGCCAAGTTCCGCAACCGCTCCGCCGAGCGCATCCGTCAGATGCGCGAACACGCGGGCACGGTCTTCCTGGTCAGCCACAGCAACAGCTCGATCCTCGAGACCTGCGAACGCGCCCTGTGGCTGGAGCGCGGCGAACTGCGCATGGACGGCCCCGCCGAGGAGGTCCTGAAGGAGTACGAGGCCTTCACCGGGGACGGCAAGGCAAAGAAGAAGCGCTGA
- a CDS encoding NAD-glutamate dehydrogenase: protein MQTKLDEAKAELLERAARVAENSPVGGHLPTGTTGEGGGTPGTPDHDSLLAFLKRYYLHTAPEDLSGRDPVDVFGAALSHYRLAENRPQGTANVRVHTPTVEENGWTCSHSVVEVVTDDMPFLVDSVTNELTRQGRGIHLVIHPQVVVRRDVAGKLIEVLSAPPAAGDLPHDGHVESWIHVEIDRETDRADLKQITADLVRVLSDVREAVEDWEKMRDTALRVADDLREEPVPGDLARPDVDEARELLRWLAADHFTFLGFREYQLRGDDSLAAVPGTGLGILRSDPHHADADSHPVSPSFERLPADARAKAREHKLLVLTKANSRATVHRPSYLDYVGVKKFDKDGNVVGERRFLGLFSSAAYTESVVRVPVVRRKVEAVLKGAGFSPNSHDGRDLLQIMETYPRDELFQTPVDELRSIVTSVLYLQERRRLRLYLRQDEYGRYYSAIVYLPRDRYTTGVRLRIIDILKEELGGTNVDFTAWNTESILSRLHFVVRVPQGTELPELSDVDKERIEARLVEAARSWADAFQEALNAELGEERAAELLRRYSNAFAEGYKADHSPRSAVADLCHLERLTEERNFSLSLYEPVGAAPDERRFKIYRKGDAISLSAVLPVLNRLGVEVIDERPYELRCADRSNAWIYDFGLRIPKSLAGPGGDFLGDDGRERFQEAFSATWTGKAENDGFNALVLGAGLHWRQAMVLRAYAKYLRQAGSTFSQDYMEDTLRTNVHTTRLLVSLFEARMSPDRQRAGHEIVDALLEELDAALDEVASLDEDRILRSFLTVIKATLRTNFFQERAGGEPHDYVSMKFDPQAIPDLPAPRPAFEIWVYSPQVEGVHLRFGKVARGGLRWSDRREDFRTEVLGLVKAQMVKNTVIVPVGAKGGFVAKQLPDPGVDRDAWLAEGIASYKTFISALLDITDNLVGGEVVPPADVVRHDEDDTYLVVAADKGTATFSDIANQVAESYNFWLGDAFASGGSAGYDHKGMGITARGAWESVKRHFRELGVNTQAEDFTVVGVGDMSGDVFGNGMLLSEHIRLVAAFDHRHIFIDPKPDAATSYAERRRLFELPRSSWADYNGDLISAGGGVFPRTAKAIPVNAHIREALGIETGVTKLTPADLMKAILRAQVDLLWNGGIGTYVKSGAESNADVGDKANDPIRVDGADLRVKVVGEGGNLGLTQLGRIEFALHGGKINTDAIDNSAGVDTSDHEVNIKILLNGLVGDGDMTVKQRNKVLAEMTDEVGALVLRNNYAQNTAIANALAQSKDMLHAQQRFMRHLVREKHLDRALEFLPTDRQIRERLGAGQGLTSPETAVLMAYTKITVSDELLHTSLPDDLYLRGLLHAYFPTALRERFPEGIDSHPLRREITTTVLVNDTVNTGGTTYLHRLREETGASLEEIVRAQTAARAIFSSAPVWDAVEDLDNQVEADVQTRIRLHSRRLVERGTRWLLNNRPQPLQLAETVDFFAERVEQVWSQLTKLLRGADLEWWQRIHDELADAGVPDELATRVAGFSSAFPALDIVSVADRMGRDPLDVAEVYYDLADRLRIAQLMDRIIELPRADRWQSMARASIREDLYAAHAALTADVLAVGNGTSTPEQRFKAWDEKNAAILGRARTTLEEIQSSETFDLANLSVAMRTMRTLLRTHS from the coding sequence ATGCAGACCAAGCTGGACGAAGCCAAGGCCGAGCTGCTCGAGAGGGCGGCGCGGGTCGCTGAGAACAGCCCGGTCGGGGGGCATCTACCGACTGGGACGACGGGCGAGGGCGGCGGTACTCCGGGGACCCCGGACCACGACTCCCTCCTCGCGTTCCTCAAGCGCTACTACCTGCACACCGCCCCGGAGGACCTGAGCGGCCGTGACCCGGTCGATGTCTTCGGAGCCGCGCTCTCGCACTACCGGCTTGCCGAGAACCGGCCGCAGGGGACGGCCAATGTAAGGGTTCATACCCCGACCGTCGAGGAGAACGGGTGGACGTGCAGCCATTCGGTCGTCGAGGTCGTGACCGACGACATGCCGTTCCTCGTCGACTCCGTCACCAATGAGCTGACCCGGCAGGGGCGGGGGATCCACCTCGTCATCCACCCGCAGGTCGTCGTGCGGCGCGATGTGGCAGGCAAGCTCATCGAGGTGCTCAGCGCCCCGCCCGCCGCGGGGGACCTCCCGCACGACGGGCATGTCGAGTCGTGGATCCACGTCGAGATCGACCGTGAGACCGACCGGGCCGACCTGAAGCAGATCACGGCCGACCTGGTGCGCGTCCTGTCCGATGTCCGGGAGGCCGTCGAGGACTGGGAGAAGATGCGGGACACCGCGCTGCGGGTCGCCGATGACCTCCGGGAGGAGCCCGTCCCCGGTGATCTGGCGCGGCCCGACGTCGACGAGGCCCGTGAGCTGCTGCGCTGGCTGGCCGCCGACCACTTCACGTTCCTCGGCTTCCGGGAGTACCAGCTGCGCGGGGACGACTCCCTCGCCGCCGTTCCCGGGACCGGGCTCGGCATTCTGCGCTCCGACCCGCATCACGCCGACGCCGACAGCCACCCCGTCAGCCCCTCCTTCGAGCGGCTGCCCGCCGATGCCCGTGCCAAGGCGCGTGAGCACAAGCTGCTGGTGCTGACCAAGGCGAACAGCCGGGCCACCGTGCACCGGCCCTCCTACCTCGACTACGTCGGTGTGAAGAAGTTCGACAAGGACGGGAACGTCGTCGGGGAGCGGCGGTTCCTCGGGCTGTTCTCCTCCGCCGCCTACACGGAGTCCGTGGTGCGCGTGCCGGTCGTGCGGCGCAAGGTCGAGGCCGTGCTGAAGGGCGCCGGGTTCTCGCCCAACAGCCACGACGGGCGCGACCTGCTCCAGATCATGGAGACCTACCCGCGCGACGAGCTCTTCCAGACGCCGGTGGACGAACTGCGGTCCATCGTCACGTCCGTGCTCTATCTCCAGGAGCGGCGCCGGCTGCGGCTGTACCTGCGCCAGGACGAGTACGGGCGCTACTACTCGGCGATCGTCTACCTGCCCCGCGACCGCTACACCACGGGCGTGCGGCTGCGGATCATCGACATCCTCAAGGAGGAGCTGGGCGGCACGAACGTCGACTTCACCGCCTGGAACACCGAGTCGATCCTGTCCCGGCTGCACTTCGTCGTGCGTGTCCCGCAGGGCACCGAGCTGCCGGAGCTGTCCGACGTCGACAAGGAGCGCATCGAGGCGCGGCTCGTCGAGGCGGCGCGTTCCTGGGCCGACGCGTTCCAGGAGGCGCTCAACGCCGAACTCGGCGAGGAGCGGGCCGCGGAGCTGCTGCGGCGCTACAGCAACGCCTTCGCCGAGGGCTACAAGGCCGACCACAGCCCGCGTTCCGCCGTCGCCGACCTCTGCCATCTGGAGCGGCTCACCGAGGAGCGGAACTTCTCGCTCAGCCTGTACGAGCCGGTGGGCGCCGCGCCCGACGAGCGCCGCTTCAAGATCTACCGCAAGGGTGACGCGATCTCCCTGTCGGCCGTGCTGCCGGTCCTGAACCGGCTCGGTGTCGAGGTGATCGACGAGCGGCCGTACGAACTGCGCTGCGCGGACCGCAGCAACGCCTGGATCTACGACTTCGGTCTGCGTATCCCCAAGTCGCTGGCGGGTCCCGGTGGGGACTTCCTCGGTGACGACGGGCGTGAGCGGTTCCAGGAGGCGTTCTCGGCGACCTGGACCGGCAAGGCGGAGAACGACGGGTTCAACGCGCTGGTGCTGGGCGCCGGGCTGCACTGGCGGCAGGCGATGGTGCTGCGCGCGTACGCCAAGTACCTGCGTCAGGCCGGGTCCACGTTCAGCCAGGACTACATGGAGGACACCCTCCGGACCAACGTCCACACCACCCGGCTGCTCGTGTCGTTGTTCGAGGCGCGGATGTCGCCCGACCGGCAGCGTGCCGGGCACGAGATCGTCGACGCGCTGCTCGAGGAGTTGGACGCCGCCCTCGACGAGGTGGCCTCGCTCGACGAGGACCGGATCCTGCGGTCCTTCCTCACCGTCATCAAGGCGACCCTGCGGACGAACTTCTTCCAGGAGCGCGCGGGCGGCGAGCCGCACGACTACGTGTCCATGAAGTTCGACCCGCAGGCCATCCCGGACCTTCCGGCGCCCCGGCCCGCGTTCGAGATCTGGGTGTACTCGCCGCAGGTGGAGGGCGTGCACCTGCGGTTCGGGAAGGTCGCGCGCGGTGGTCTGCGCTGGTCCGACCGGCGTGAGGACTTCCGTACCGAGGTGCTCGGCCTGGTCAAGGCGCAGATGGTGAAGAACACCGTCATCGTGCCGGTCGGCGCCAAGGGCGGCTTCGTCGCCAAGCAGCTGCCCGACCCGGGCGTGGACCGTGACGCGTGGCTGGCCGAGGGCATCGCCAGCTACAAGACGTTCATCTCGGCGCTGCTCGACATCACCGACAACCTGGTCGGCGGGGAGGTCGTGCCGCCGGCCGACGTCGTGCGGCACGACGAGGACGACACCTACCTGGTGGTCGCCGCCGACAAGGGCACGGCGACGTTCTCCGACATCGCCAACCAGGTCGCGGAGTCGTACAACTTCTGGCTCGGCGACGCCTTCGCCTCCGGCGGCTCGGCCGGCTACGACCACAAGGGCATGGGCATCACCGCCCGAGGTGCCTGGGAGTCCGTGAAGCGGCACTTCCGGGAGCTGGGCGTGAACACCCAGGCGGAGGACTTCACGGTCGTCGGCGTCGGTGACATGTCCGGTGACGTGTTCGGCAACGGCATGCTGCTCAGCGAGCACATCCGGCTGGTCGCCGCCTTCGACCACCGGCACATCTTCATCGACCCGAAGCCGGACGCGGCGACCTCCTACGCCGAGCGCCGCCGGCTGTTCGAGCTGCCCCGCTCCAGCTGGGCCGACTACAACGGCGATCTGATCTCCGCCGGCGGCGGTGTCTTCCCGCGCACGGCGAAGGCGATCCCGGTCAACGCTCACATCCGTGAGGCGCTGGGCATCGAGACGGGCGTCACCAAGCTGACCCCGGCCGACCTGATGAAGGCGATCCTGCGGGCGCAGGTGGACCTGCTGTGGAACGGCGGCATCGGCACGTACGTGAAGTCCGGTGCGGAGTCGAACGCCGACGTCGGTGACAAGGCCAACGACCCGATCCGGGTGGACGGCGCCGACCTGCGCGTCAAGGTCGTCGGCGAGGGCGGCAACCTGGGGCTGACCCAGCTCGGCCGGATCGAGTTCGCGCTGCACGGCGGCAAGATCAACACGGATGCCATCGACAACAGCGCGGGCGTGGACACCTCCGACCACGAGGTGAACATCAAGATCCTGCTCAACGGCCTGGTCGGCGACGGGGACATGACCGTCAAGCAGCGCAACAAGGTGCTCGCGGAGATGACCGACGAGGTCGGCGCTCTCGTCCTGCGCAACAACTACGCGCAGAACACGGCGATCGCCAACGCCCTCGCCCAGTCCAAGGACATGCTCCACGCCCAGCAGCGCTTCATGCGCCACCTGGTCAGGGAGAAGCACCTGGACCGGGCCCTGGAGTTCCTGCCCACCGACCGGCAGATCCGTGAGCGTCTCGGCGCCGGCCAGGGTCTGACCAGCCCGGAGACGGCCGTCCTGATGGCCTACACGAAGATCACGGTGTCGGACGAGCTGCTGCACACCTCGCTGCCCGACGACCTGTACCTGCGCGGTCTGCTGCACGCGTACTTCCCGACGGCGTTGCGCGAGCGGTTCCCCGAGGGCATCGACAGCCACCCGCTGCGCCGCGAGATCACCACGACCGTCCTGGTCAACGACACGGTCAACACGGGCGGTACGACGTATCTGCACCGGCTGCGGGAGGAGACCGGCGCCTCGCTGGAGGAGATCGTGCGGGCCCAGACCGCGGCCCGGGCGATCTTCAGCTCGGCGCCGGTGTGGGACGCGGTGGAGGATCTCGACAACCAGGTCGAGGCCGACGTCCAGACCCGTATCCGGCTGCACTCGCGGCGGCTCGTCGAGCGCGGTACGCGCTGGCTGCTGAACAACCGGCCGCAGCCGCTCCAGCTCGCCGAGACCGTCGACTTCTTCGCCGAGCGCGTCGAGCAGGTGTGGTCGCAGCTGACGAAGCTGCTGCGGGGCGCGGACCTGGAGTGGTGGCAGCGGATCCACGACGAGCTGGCCGACGCCGGCGTCCCGGACGAGCTGGCCACCCGGGTGGCCGGGTTCTCCTCGGCCTTCCCGGCGCTGGACATCGTCTCGGTGGCCGACCGCATGGGGCGGGACCCGCTGGACGTCGCCGAGGTCTACTACGACCTCGCCGACCGGCTGCGTATCGCGCAGCTCATGGACCGCATCATCGAGCTGCCGCGGGCCGACCGCTGGCAGTCCATGGCCCGCGCCTCCATCCGTGAGGACCTGTACGCGGCCCACGCGGCGCTGACGGCGGACGTGCTGGCCGTCGGCAACGGCACCTCGACGCCCGAGCAGCGTTTCAAGGCCTGGGACGAGAAGAACGCGGCGATCCTGGGCCGGGCGCGCACCACGCTGGAGGAGATCCAGAGCTCGGAGACGTTCGACCTGGCCAACCTGTCGGTGGCCATGCGCACGATGCGTACGCTGCTGCGGACGCACTCGTAG
- a CDS encoding DJ-1/PfpI family protein — protein MTAKILIVTGDAAESLEVLYPYQRLREEGYEVHIAAPTRKKLQFVVHDFEPGFDTYTEKPGYTWPADLAFSEVDPGQYAAVVIPGGRAPEYLRNDPELRKILKSFFDADKPVAQICHGPLLTAAADALHGRRVTAYPALELDMQSAGATFQDAEAVVDGTLVSARAWPDHSAWMREFLKVLRTKAPVT, from the coding sequence ATGACCGCGAAAATCCTGATCGTCACCGGCGACGCAGCGGAATCCCTGGAAGTCCTCTACCCCTACCAGCGCCTCCGCGAGGAAGGCTACGAGGTCCACATCGCCGCCCCCACCCGCAAAAAGCTCCAGTTCGTCGTCCACGACTTCGAACCCGGCTTCGACACCTACACCGAGAAGCCCGGCTACACCTGGCCCGCCGACCTCGCCTTCTCCGAGGTCGACCCCGGCCAGTACGCCGCCGTCGTCATCCCCGGCGGCCGGGCCCCCGAGTACCTCCGCAACGACCCCGAACTCCGCAAGATCCTCAAGTCGTTCTTCGACGCCGACAAACCGGTCGCCCAGATCTGCCACGGCCCCCTGCTCACCGCGGCCGCCGACGCCCTCCACGGCCGACGCGTCACGGCGTACCCGGCGCTGGAGCTCGACATGCAGTCGGCAGGCGCCACCTTCCAGGACGCCGAGGCAGTGGTCGACGGCACCCTCGTCTCCGCCCGCGCCTGGCCGGACCACTCGGCCTGGATGCGCGAGTTCCTGAAGGTGCTACGCACCAAGGCACCAGTGACGTGA
- a CDS encoding HAD family hydrolase → MGKQEAAHIVWDWNGTLFHDNDAIIGATNAAFVELGLEPITLERYRALYCVPVPKFYERLMGRLPTDAEWEVMDDVFHRYYAEHRVRCGLTEGAVELLAGWRAAGHSQSLLSMYVHDELVPLVRGFGIEPHFVRVDGRTGPSGGSKAEHMVRHLEALTGVQAARTVVIGDAADDAVAALHVGARAVLYTGGSHSRASLEGVGVPVVDTLGEAVEVAGWLAAAA, encoded by the coding sequence ATGGGGAAGCAGGAAGCGGCGCACATCGTCTGGGACTGGAACGGGACGCTGTTCCACGACAACGACGCGATCATCGGGGCGACGAACGCGGCATTCGTCGAGCTGGGGCTGGAGCCGATCACGCTGGAGCGGTACCGGGCGCTGTACTGCGTTCCGGTGCCGAAGTTCTACGAGCGGCTGATGGGAAGGCTGCCCACCGATGCCGAGTGGGAGGTCATGGACGACGTCTTCCACCGGTACTACGCCGAGCACCGGGTGCGGTGCGGGCTCACCGAGGGCGCGGTGGAGCTGCTCGCGGGGTGGCGGGCGGCGGGGCACAGTCAGTCGCTGCTGAGTATGTATGTGCACGATGAACTCGTGCCGCTGGTCCGGGGGTTCGGGATCGAGCCGCACTTCGTACGGGTCGACGGGCGGACCGGGCCCTCCGGGGGCAGCAAGGCCGAGCACATGGTGCGGCACCTCGAGGCGCTGACCGGGGTGCAGGCGGCGCGCACGGTGGTGATCGGGGATGCCGCCGATGACGCGGTGGCCGCGTTGCATGTGGGCGCGCGGGCCGTCCTGTACACCGGCGGGTCGCACAGTCGGGCCAGCCTGGAGGGGGTGGGGGTGCCGGTGGTGGACACGTTGGGGGAGGCGGTGGAGGTCGCGGGGTGGTTGGCTGCGGCCGCGTAG
- a CDS encoding DUF6912 family protein, with the protein MRVYVPLTLPGLAEAHKTGELGSGPLAAYAVTPALREWYVSDDIEELEYAALSRAALASLRLLAADPGAPRRRVVVAVDVPDRAAAADPDRGLDPAALGEVRVTGAVPLAKAAAVHVDAGEAEADVAAAAAAVTAADGGDDDAQFVVDGAEDHELLWFARQEIPTLVGSGD; encoded by the coding sequence ATGCGCGTCTACGTCCCCCTGACCCTCCCCGGTCTCGCCGAGGCGCACAAGACGGGTGAGCTGGGGTCCGGGCCGCTCGCCGCGTACGCCGTCACGCCCGCGTTGCGCGAGTGGTACGTCTCCGACGACATCGAGGAGCTGGAGTACGCGGCGCTCAGCCGGGCCGCGCTCGCCTCGCTGCGGTTGCTCGCGGCGGATCCCGGTGCCCCGCGGCGCCGGGTCGTGGTCGCCGTCGACGTACCCGACCGCGCGGCCGCCGCGGACCCCGACCGGGGGCTCGATCCGGCGGCGCTGGGCGAGGTGCGGGTGACGGGTGCCGTGCCGCTGGCCAAGGCGGCCGCGGTGCACGTCGACGCCGGGGAGGCGGAGGCGGACGTGGCCGCCGCGGCGGCGGCGGTCACGGCGGCGGACGGCGGGGACGACGACGCGCAGTTCGTCGTCGACGGGGCCGAGGACCATGAGCTGTTGTGGTTCGCCAGGCAGGAGATCCCGACGCTGGTGGGGTCCGGCGACTGA
- a CDS encoding Rv3235 family protein codes for MNKVMTRTQHHPAQHHPGTRPPGRRDTRRPAGAPPRTPSGGAPRTAPGGGRPPGPPGTSSPTRTRPADGRPTTPNSLTRHPNPRPGTSTGTGSGSGSGSGTDTGISTPTKAPTGSPTGPAQTPRRPVSQPRPTDLFADRLLAVLTGQRPVHFMLRHTLGHAYDDLAHLAERGPLRTTHGARPVVRDIGYYVPRPGAIEAFARIGAGDRLRAMAFRLELGTDHRWRCTAVELDGTRRPRPQDD; via the coding sequence ATGAACAAGGTCATGACGAGGACGCAGCACCACCCCGCGCAGCACCACCCCGGCACCCGCCCTCCCGGCCGCCGCGACACCCGCCGCCCCGCAGGCGCCCCACCCCGCACCCCGAGCGGCGGCGCCCCCCGTACGGCACCCGGCGGCGGCCGCCCACCCGGTCCCCCCGGCACCAGCTCCCCCACCCGCACCCGCCCCGCCGACGGCCGCCCCACAACCCCCAACTCCCTCACCCGCCACCCGAACCCCCGACCCGGTACCAGTACCGGCACCGGCAGCGGCAGCGGCAGCGGCAGCGGCACCGACACCGGCATCAGCACCCCCACCAAGGCCCCCACCGGCTCCCCGACCGGCCCCGCCCAGACCCCCCGCCGCCCCGTCTCCCAGCCACGCCCCACAGACCTCTTCGCCGACCGCCTCCTCGCCGTCCTGACCGGCCAACGCCCGGTGCACTTCATGCTCCGGCACACCCTCGGCCACGCCTACGACGACCTGGCCCACCTCGCCGAACGCGGCCCCCTGCGCACCACCCACGGCGCCCGCCCCGTCGTCCGGGACATCGGCTACTACGTCCCCCGCCCCGGCGCCATCGAGGCCTTCGCCCGCATCGGCGCCGGCGACCGCCTGCGAGCCATGGCCTTCCGCCTGGAACTCGGCACCGACCACCGCTGGCGCTGCACCGCGGTGGAACTCGACGGCACCCGCAGGCCCCGCCCCCAGGACGACTGA